A portion of the Bacteroides faecium genome contains these proteins:
- a CDS encoding SusC/RagA family TonB-linked outer membrane protein, whose protein sequence is MKKDILLLVLCLFCSIGAVAQTKTITGVVSDATGEPIIGASVVEVGTTNGTITDIDGKFVLNMNPDGKIRVSYIGYQVQTIDLKGKTSFRIQMKEDSEMLEEVVVTGYGGKQLRTKVTNSISKVKEETLKQGLYSNPGQALSGAVAGLSVSQTSGNPGSTPTLVLRGGTNFDGSGSPLILIDGQVRSSLSDINPDDIESMEVLKDAGATAIYGARANDGVILITTKRGKSGRAEVTLKAKFGLNYFKNSYEFLDAGDYIYWMRMGYKNAYMGDMKHPDGSAVKAWSSLSGLTSATPYGTGNAYFANDGVTPLDGNKTSSAIWSTMKYADNLAFLLDQGWQTMVDPIYGDKLIYKNTNIADFNVQTPAFSQDYNLSVSGGNEKGSYYAGLGYNKSDGTAYGNWYKRITFTFNADYKLKEWLTSSSSFNFADATWNGLPATQTAEANYFSRCLSLPPTFRGYNADGEMLLGPNSGDGNQQYNFDKFVRDQNTDKFTMNQSFTINFMKGLSLKLGAIWYYQEEKDESFNKDYLSSPGNKVTSRSTSASYDRTLDQTYNAVLNYNYQINKDHYLDAMAGFEYYDSYNKGFNASGSGAPTDDFMDLQYTSKEEGKRSIDSWHSRQRIMSFFGRVNYDYQAKYLLSLVLRKDGYSKLAKENRWGVFPGVSAGWVFSKEEFMANTSDILSFGKLRASFGLNGNVNKNFVGNYTVQGSYGSNTYNGVTGFLLGSIPNPYLMWEKSRTFEVGLDLGFLENRINANFTYYNRLTSDKYANITVPSTSGVGSVVSNNGKFQNQGFEFELAFRIIDRKDWKWNLNWNGALNKNKVVALPDNGLDRNRQDSYQVYTGYGDAKMWVGGYQEGQRPGDLYMFIAEGIYKSQDEIPAGLIDITSGNNGSTGRPLYGGAEGYNKLSDSQKGNALPIQPGDVKWKDVNGDGVIDNYDMVKVGNTVPKWTGGFNTTVSWKDLTLSARFDYALGFKAVDWKSMWIMACAQGTYNTIQETKDTWTPDNPNAKYPTYVWADQLGKRNYCRSSSMFVYNGNYLALRELSLTYRLPSIWAQKAKLSNVELSVTGQNLGYLTEAKHLFSPEKADNNGGYPLPRTVIFGINVSF, encoded by the coding sequence ATGAAAAAAGACATCCTTTTGCTTGTGTTGTGTCTTTTCTGCTCCATAGGAGCCGTGGCACAGACAAAAACAATTACCGGTGTGGTAAGCGATGCTACTGGTGAGCCAATCATCGGAGCGAGTGTTGTCGAAGTGGGTACGACAAATGGTACCATTACCGACATTGATGGTAAATTTGTATTAAACATGAATCCGGACGGGAAAATCAGAGTCTCGTACATCGGATATCAGGTGCAAACGATTGACCTTAAGGGAAAAACTTCTTTCCGGATACAAATGAAAGAAGATTCCGAGATGTTGGAAGAAGTGGTCGTAACCGGTTATGGCGGCAAACAGTTACGCACTAAAGTCACTAACTCAATTTCCAAAGTAAAAGAAGAAACATTGAAGCAGGGTTTGTATTCAAATCCAGGTCAGGCATTGTCCGGAGCCGTTGCCGGTTTGTCTGTCAGCCAGACTTCCGGTAATCCGGGCAGTACCCCGACTTTAGTGCTTCGTGGGGGAACTAACTTTGACGGTTCGGGTTCACCTCTTATCTTGATTGACGGTCAGGTGCGCTCTTCTTTGAGCGATATCAATCCGGATGATATTGAATCAATGGAAGTCTTGAAAGATGCCGGAGCAACTGCCATTTACGGTGCCCGTGCTAACGACGGTGTGATTCTTATTACAACCAAACGCGGAAAAAGCGGAAGGGCGGAAGTTACCTTGAAAGCTAAGTTCGGATTGAATTACTTCAAGAACTCTTATGAGTTCCTGGATGCCGGAGACTATATTTATTGGATGCGCATGGGATATAAGAATGCCTATATGGGTGATATGAAACATCCCGACGGAAGCGCGGTGAAGGCGTGGTCTTCTCTCAGTGGGTTGACAAGTGCCACTCCTTACGGTACCGGTAATGCCTATTTTGCAAACGACGGAGTGACTCCTTTGGATGGGAACAAAACAAGTTCTGCTATTTGGAGTACGATGAAATATGCTGATAATCTGGCTTTTCTGCTCGACCAGGGTTGGCAGACTATGGTTGATCCTATTTATGGAGATAAGCTTATTTATAAGAATACCAATATTGCGGATTTCAACGTACAGACTCCTGCATTTTCTCAGGATTATAATTTAAGTGTAAGTGGTGGAAATGAAAAAGGAAGTTATTATGCCGGATTAGGCTATAATAAAAGTGATGGTACGGCATACGGCAACTGGTATAAGCGTATCACTTTCACCTTCAATGCTGATTATAAGTTGAAAGAATGGCTGACTTCCAGTTCCAGTTTTAATTTTGCGGACGCTACCTGGAATGGGCTGCCTGCCACTCAGACGGCAGAAGCAAATTACTTCTCACGTTGCTTGTCACTGCCGCCTACTTTCCGCGGTTATAATGCAGATGGAGAAATGTTGTTGGGACCCAACTCGGGAGATGGTAATCAACAATACAATTTTGATAAATTTGTCCGTGATCAAAATACCGATAAGTTTACAATGAACCAGTCCTTCACTATTAATTTTATGAAAGGGCTCTCGCTGAAGCTAGGTGCAATCTGGTATTATCAGGAAGAGAAGGATGAAAGCTTTAATAAAGATTACCTAAGCTCTCCGGGGAATAAGGTTACGTCACGCAGTACTTCCGCTTCCTATGACCGTACATTAGATCAAACTTATAATGCCGTATTGAATTATAATTACCAGATTAATAAAGACCATTATCTGGATGCGATGGCCGGTTTTGAGTATTATGATTCTTATAACAAAGGTTTCAACGCATCCGGTTCGGGAGCTCCTACCGACGACTTTATGGATTTGCAATACACCTCAAAAGAAGAAGGAAAACGTTCTATTGATTCCTGGCATTCACGCCAGCGTATCATGTCTTTCTTCGGACGTGTGAATTACGATTATCAGGCAAAATATCTGTTGTCGTTAGTCCTTAGAAAAGACGGATATTCAAAATTAGCGAAAGAAAACCGTTGGGGAGTATTTCCCGGTGTATCCGCCGGATGGGTTTTCAGCAAAGAAGAATTTATGGCAAACACAAGCGATATACTTTCATTTGGTAAATTACGTGCAAGTTTCGGTCTGAACGGTAATGTCAACAAGAATTTTGTAGGCAATTATACCGTACAGGGTTCATATGGCAGTAACACTTATAATGGTGTTACAGGATTCCTTTTGGGAAGCATCCCTAATCCATATCTGATGTGGGAGAAATCCAGGACTTTTGAGGTAGGTCTTGATTTAGGTTTCCTCGAAAATCGTATTAATGCCAATTTTACCTATTATAACCGTTTGACAAGTGATAAATATGCCAATATCACAGTACCTTCCACTTCAGGCGTCGGCTCTGTAGTTTCCAATAACGGTAAATTCCAAAATCAGGGTTTTGAGTTTGAACTGGCTTTCCGTATAATTGACCGGAAAGACTGGAAATGGAACTTGAATTGGAATGGTGCATTGAATAAGAATAAGGTCGTGGCTTTGCCGGATAACGGACTGGACCGCAATCGGCAGGATTCCTATCAGGTATATACCGGTTATGGCGATGCAAAAATGTGGGTTGGAGGTTATCAGGAAGGACAACGTCCGGGCGACTTGTATATGTTTATTGCTGAAGGCATCTATAAATCACAAGATGAGATACCGGCAGGATTAATCGATATAACTTCCGGTAATAACGGTTCGACTGGCAGACCTTTATATGGAGGAGCAGAAGGTTACAATAAATTGTCAGACAGTCAGAAAGGAAATGCGTTGCCTATCCAGCCGGGCGATGTGAAATGGAAAGATGTCAACGGAGACGGAGTGATTGACAATTATGATATGGTGAAGGTCGGAAATACAGTGCCGAAATGGACAGGTGGTTTCAATACTACTGTGAGCTGGAAAGACCTGACATTATCAGCGCGTTTCGATTATGCTTTAGGATTTAAGGCAGTAGACTGGAAATCAATGTGGATCATGGCTTGCGCACAAGGTACGTACAATACTATTCAGGAAACTAAGGATACTTGGACACCGGATAATCCGAATGCCAAATACCCTACCTATGTTTGGGCAGATCAGTTAGGAAAAAGAAACTATTGCCGTAGTTCTTCCATGTTTGTATATAATGGTAATTATCTGGCACTTCGTGAATTGTCGCTTACTTATCGGTTGCCGTCAATATGGGCGCAAAAGGCTAAGTTAAGTAATGTCGAATTGTCCGTGACAGGACAAAACCTGGGTTATCTGACAGAAGCGAAGCATTTGTTCTCACCTGAAAAGGCGGATAACAACGGTGGCTATCCGTTGCCTCGTACTGTGATTTTTGGTATAAACGTTTCTTTCTAA
- a CDS encoding DUF4377 domain-containing protein, whose amino-acid sequence MKYIFLLLPFFIVFTGCGKDEDEKDKIITLTIASEKRMWYAGGTGSLAPYYLAKNMEDDKWRFFCIYIEGFDYEEGYEYVVEIKVHEEPVDPTLADQELISYSLHKIISKEKKNSENLPEDLDALTIYYD is encoded by the coding sequence ATGAAATATATATTTTTACTCCTACCTTTTTTTATTGTCTTTACCGGATGTGGTAAAGATGAAGATGAGAAAGATAAAATTATCACTTTAACTATTGCCTCGGAAAAGAGGATGTGGTACGCTGGTGGGACAGGAAGTTTGGCCCCTTATTATTTAGCTAAAAATATGGAAGATGATAAGTGGCGTTTCTTTTGTATTTATATTGAGGGTTTTGATTACGAAGAGGGATATGAATATGTAGTGGAAATAAAGGTACATGAAGAACCTGTTGATCCTACGCTGGCAGATCAGGAACTTATTTCGTATTCATTGCATAAAATAATATCAAAGGAAAAGAAAAATTCGGAGAATTTACCGGAAGATTTGGATGCGTTGACAATATACTATGATTAA
- a CDS encoding RagB/SusD family nutrient uptake outer membrane protein, producing MKKIIYIISLFVSTVLYTSCDALDLAPEDYFGSGNYWNNEAQVDGYMTGMHSQLRSYYDMFYVLGEVRGGTQRVGTSSENTSLNYANLRSNVIDQDRPGISNWYGLYSPIMQVNHFIQKVENECSFLDDTNRKHYLAQAYGLRALYYFMLYKTYGGVPIVTEVELLNGKVTADKFYVERSTPEATLEFIKGDIVKSENNYSDVTVANGYDKTIWSKAATLMLKAEIYMWAAKVSITGHTATGTTDLKVAQSALNQIIGKFELLSDFENVFNTSNRNNKEVIFTLHFADGEATNWGGQFLYQDAVFIGQVYGRDSKRIETDTLNLKGTGGVFRHEYTHAFWSAYDEKDIRRDATFLEYYTQEDKDPSSFGCVLKKCIGSINSNNNRIYDTDVIVYRYADALLMMAEVANGLGESCSTYINDVRKRAYGDDYAGHEYTDGSFEENELAILHERDKEFVWEGKRWFDVVRMQDASHNSLAFSAAANYPATSPLISVSEKHKLLWPLDISTMNINPLLEQTPGYEQE from the coding sequence ATGAAAAAAATAATATACATCATTTCTTTATTTGTATCTACTGTCCTTTATACATCGTGTGATGCTTTGGACCTTGCTCCTGAAGATTATTTCGGGAGTGGAAACTATTGGAATAATGAAGCACAGGTGGATGGATATATGACAGGTATGCATTCTCAACTGAGGAGTTATTATGATATGTTCTATGTTTTGGGCGAGGTTCGCGGCGGCACACAGCGTGTAGGAACTTCATCCGAGAATACTAGCTTGAATTATGCAAACTTGCGTTCGAACGTCATCGATCAGGACAGACCGGGCATTAGCAACTGGTATGGGCTTTATTCTCCAATCATGCAAGTAAACCATTTTATTCAAAAAGTGGAGAATGAATGTAGCTTTTTGGATGATACAAACAGGAAACATTATTTAGCCCAAGCTTACGGATTAAGAGCGTTATATTATTTCATGCTTTACAAAACATATGGCGGCGTACCTATTGTAACCGAAGTTGAATTACTGAATGGTAAGGTGACGGCTGATAAGTTTTATGTAGAACGTTCGACGCCGGAAGCGACACTGGAGTTCATAAAGGGTGATATTGTAAAGTCTGAGAATAATTATTCGGATGTCACGGTGGCAAATGGTTACGATAAAACGATATGGTCTAAAGCCGCTACTCTGATGCTAAAAGCTGAAATATATATGTGGGCTGCCAAAGTCTCTATTACCGGGCATACGGCTACCGGAACAACGGATTTAAAAGTAGCCCAGTCTGCTTTGAATCAGATTATAGGTAAGTTCGAATTGCTGTCTGACTTTGAGAATGTATTTAATACTTCCAACCGTAATAATAAGGAAGTTATTTTCACTTTACATTTTGCGGATGGCGAAGCAACTAACTGGGGAGGGCAGTTCCTGTATCAGGATGCAGTATTTATCGGACAAGTATATGGACGTGACAGCAAGCGGATAGAAACGGATACATTAAATTTAAAGGGGACTGGTGGTGTATTCCGGCACGAATATACTCATGCTTTCTGGTCTGCTTATGATGAAAAAGATATTCGTCGTGATGCTACATTCCTGGAGTACTATACCCAAGAAGATAAAGACCCTTCAAGTTTCGGATGTGTGTTGAAGAAATGTATCGGTTCGATTAATTCTAATAATAACCGTATTTATGATACAGATGTCATCGTATATCGTTATGCGGACGCTTTGCTTATGATGGCTGAAGTTGCGAACGGGCTGGGTGAATCTTGTAGCACTTATATTAATGATGTACGTAAACGTGCTTATGGTGACGACTATGCCGGACATGAATACACTGATGGTAGTTTTGAGGAAAACGAACTGGCTATATTACACGAACGTGATAAGGAATTTGTATGGGAAGGCAAACGATGGTTTGATGTTGTGCGTATGCAGGATGCATCTCACAATTCGTTGGCATTTTCCGCAGCAGCCAACTATCCGGCTACTTCTCCTTTGATTAGTGTGAGTGAAAAGCATAAACTCTTATGGCCGTTGGATATTAGTACAATGAATATCAATCCATTGCTGGAGCAAACTCCGGGATATGAACAGGAATAG